Part of the Imperialibacter roseus genome, CATGGCTGTTATTGAAGCGACAGAAGAAGCCATTCTGAATTCACTGTGGGCAGCGACTACTATGACCGGCTTCGAGGGACGAACCGTGAAAGAACTTCCAGAAGAGGAAGTATTGAAGATTTTAAAGAAAGCAGGTAAGCTTAAAAAATAGCTTTCTGCGGCCAGGCCATGCCTGCCGCCAAAAAACTTCAATCAAAAATCCCTGCCCCAATTAACATAGCTGGTTATTCCCTGTCAAAATTTATATCCCAATGTCAGATAGAAAGTCCTGCCATTAGCTGGTAAGATGCCTGGGCCTGGATACATCTGAATTCTCCTGCTGAAATACCTGGCGTCAGCTACATTGTTCACACCGCCTGAAAAATGATATTTATCGAGAAAGCCCAGGTTAAAGGCCCAGTCGATGACTGTATAAGCGGGTATTACTCCCACGATGCCCGACTCGGAAAATTCGGTATTGTTGGCGTCGTTGAATTGCTCGCTTACATAGCTAACCTGCAAGGTGGAAGAAAAACTTTTGTGTGTGAATTCAAGCCCGGCTCGTTCTATCCAGTCGGGGACGTTTTCTACATGGTTACCGTTGAGGGAGACTTCCTGATTGCCGCTGGCTACAGTCACGTCCAGATACCTGGCATTGGTGTAGGCCAGTGAGTTAAACAGCCGCAAGTCGGTGTTCACATTGTTTTTCACACCTCCCAGCAACGAAAAATTAAGGTACATTTCCAAACCTTTGACTTCAGAATTCCCCACATTGGTGGTGAAAAGGTAGGAAGCATTGGCACTCCCCTGCATTGTCACTTTACCAATTCTGTCGCCATAAAAAAGGTAATACCCATTGATGTCGAAATTCAGTAGGTTGCCTATGCTTCCCCTGTAGCCAGCGTCAATATCATACCCACGACTGTCTTTCAAGTTGGGGTCAACTATGCCTAGCTGATCGGCTGGTGTAATGTAGGCGTACAGGTACGGTCGGTACGCCTGGGAGATATTTCCATAAAGTTGGGTCTCATTGGTTAACTGATATTGCAAACCAGTACCGAAAAGAGGAAAGTTACGTTTGCCTGTATAGGACACGGGAAAAGAGGCGTTGTTAATGACTCCTGACAGATCTGATTTGATCACTTCATACCTGAATCCTGGCGTTACCGAAAACCTTTTATTCAGGTAAAAGATATTTTCTGCAAAGGCAGCATAGTTGATGGTTGAGAATGTCAAGTCGGTACCATAAGGTGCAACAAGAGTGAAATTAAAGTCACTTCCTGTCGTTCCTGTACCTTTCTGTCTCCTCTTGGTCGTCCCATCGAAATACCTCACCCCTGCCGAAAGCACACTCTTCACTTGCCCGAGGCTGTATTCGTGAAGAAGTCTTGCTTCTGTCGTTACACTACCATAAAAGTCCCTGTCGATCTGCCGTGGATTGAAAGAGCCTATGTTGGTGTTGAACGTGTCTTTTACAGTAGCAGGGTTGATAAACTGTATACTGCTTCGTTCACCCCAAACACCGTTGGCAGTTAATTCAAGCGATGTAGAGGGAGAGAGCTGATAGTTGAAAGTAACAGCCGGAACGTTAATGATAGGACTAAAATAATTTCTAGACCTGTCGGATTGCCTTGAATTGTCCTTGAATTGTGCGTCCGTTAGTCCGCCTGCTATCTGCTGGCGGTAGTCCATTCCGGAAAATTGCAAAGCTACGCTACCCTTATTGGAAAACCGGTACTTGACATTGGCATACCAGGCATCGTAGTTAAAAGCAGAATTGGGGCGCCAGCCGTCGCCATGTCGGTTGTTGTAGTAGGCATAGTAACTTACTTTCCCTTTCGTTCCGCCCACGGCATTATACGAATTGAAAAGATTGTTAGCGCCAAGTGTCTGCTCGCTTTCCAGCGAAAACACTTTGGTGGAGTCTCCTTCCTTCATCACATAGTTCATCATCCCACCGTACTGACTGCCGAACTGAAGGGCTGCTGAGCCACGCACAAGCTGCACCTGTTTTACCCCTTGCATAGGCACCTGATAGTGGTTTTCAGGATAGCCAAATATGTCGGAATTAGTGTTGTAGCCATTCTGCCGCATATTCATTTCGATGGAACGATGGGCATCGGTTCCTCTGGTTCCTATATTCATTTGGGTGCCGGCACCATCCATATCCCAAAGATTGACGCCCGGCATTTTTGCGAAGACCATCCTGCCAACGTTTTGAACGAGATTGGCTCCACCGTTATCCAAATCCACTGTTTCCGTCTTTTTACCTGCAAATATGTTAGCGCCAACTATATCAGGTAACGCCTGCTTCTTATCGTGAAAGCCCTTAACAGTTACGGCGTCAAGAATTTTTGTTGAAATACTGTCTGGTTCGTTTATTTCCTGCGCTTCGACTGAACTCCAAAGGCAGCCCAAAGCGAATAGAAACAGAAGTCTAATGTTTTTCATGTAAAATTGAATTTCAGCGTTGCAACTGATGACAGTCACCAACTCTGGTTTTAAAAGATTTAAAAAAAATAGTTGCAAAATACTTTCGAAGGCGACAAGTACCCACTGTCTGCTTTAATGACAGACAGTGGGGAAATATCCGGCTTGCCGTATCCAGCACCCATCTTTATTTAATTAATTCGGTAAGTCAATTAGCTCCGTCATTTTTAGCTTTCTCAATGCTATACTGAGCCACTTTTCTGCCCTGATCGGTGCCAACTACCGCATCAAACCTGTAATGAATGCCACCGTACACCCTTGAAATGGCCGCTTCTTCGGCCCAGAAGTTACAGAGCTCGGCTTCCTGCGGAAATATATAACCCAACACCGCCGCACCTGCAGCAGAAAACACGCTATGTCCTGAGGTATAGCTGGGAAAATTCGGCGTTCCCGCTATGGTCTTGTAGCCGGGAATCGTTTGAATCGGTCTTGGATAATGGTAGTAATACTTAGCATCCCAGCAACTGATGCCGGCGTCCATGATGGCCATGTTCATATAGGCAAAAGTTCTTGCAGAGCGAATAGGGTTTTGCTTGTACTTGATGATAAAGTCTTTGGCAAAACGATTCCAATGGCCTGGTGGTGTGTACGTGCCCAAGCCATCTTGCCAGAAATTGGCAATAGCCCGCCACTCGTCGGTCATGTTGTCGGCATAGTGTTTGAGTTCTTTCACATTTTCCTCAAACTCGGCAGAGCCTGGAGCAGGTGGAGCAATTGGCCGGACTTCCTGTACGGTAGGCACATTCCACATTTTCACTTTGCCAAACAAAGGAGTGAGCCCTACTGGTCTGGTGGGTAATTCCAGGTTGTCCCACTGCCAGCCAAATCTTGCGAATGCTGCAGCTTTGATAGAATCAGATACTGCCTTTGGTGCCTGGGCCTTTTTCATGCCATCACCAGCAGCTCTGGCAAGCGCCACTTTGGCCACCTCCTCACCAATGTGCTTACCAGCCTCAACATCACTTTCCACATTGATACCTGCCCAAATCAAGCTTTGTAAGTGTTCGTCCGCTTTGGCAGCCAGGTAGTCCTTTTCTAACGGAAACATAGCGGTCAATACGTCCCTGGAACTTGTAGCAATCACAGCACCGTCAGAAGGGTATGACGGAAGGGTACTCTTTTCGTAAGCCGGCGTGATAGCGTTGTCTATATTGTATGGAGCCTGTCTGTTAAACGTGTATTTGTAGTGCCATGTCGTTATTAATCCGTCGAATTGGGCCACGCTCAAATAGGCAAAAGCCCTGCAAGCATAAGGAGGATGAGCAAATGGAAATGCCGGTGGCCCCTCGGGACTCGCCGGATTAGGCAAGGTGTAGGTGTCGTCCTCGTTTGGCCCGGGAATCAGGTTGTACTTGGCCACCAACTCCAGCGCAATCTCGTTCCATCTGATCACGGAGTTGTTGGTCCAGTACTCCACTTTTTTAAGCTGATCAGTCGTGAGGTTGGCAGAGGCCGACTTAAGGTCTGCTAGCTCGGCCATGTACTCGGCAGATGTAACATCGGACGGTGCGTCGATTACGACCTGATCTACTGAGGTTAGCAGAACGGGTGTCCACGATCCGGCATCCTCGTCGAGGCTTGAATAGGCGTAGTCACTAAAGTTTGCCATGGTGGGCAACTCATCGTCGCATGCAGTAATCACCAGTACCATGCAAAGGCTGGCAACTGCTATAGTTATATTCTTATTCATTGATGTCTTTTTTAAAATCTAGATTTTGAATTGGTAGGTCAAACCAATGCCCAAATTGTTGGACTTGGCGGTATTTCTTCCGCTTATCCGCTGGCTATAATATACCAGCGCACCGAGTCCTTTCGCCGCTTTAGGGTAATACTGGGCAGTCAATCCAACCTGACCAAATTCAACCTTGTTTGTTGGTTGCGCAGCATTATACTTTCTGATATCGTCACCCGAAGTTGACACCAGTCCCTGGTAATTAGCTTCCACTTTGAGGGAGTAATCCAACAACCAGCTACCCACTACGGCCTGGTAGTTCCATGCGTCCGGCACGTCCATCCAAGCCGTGTAATAGCTGCCATCATTGTAGTAATAGTCTCTTTCAGCCTCTGTCTGCCCTCTCCAAAGGTGCGCACCAGTAATTCTGGCATACATTCCCTTATCTAATTGATAATGCACAATGCCTCTTACACCAAACTCCGGCGCACCGAAACCTAGTGAATAAGGCATGTAGTCGGACAGGTAGTTGCTCATTGGAGTAGAAAAACTGACGGTCGTCAGCAAGGCTAGTTTTCCTGCCCCCAATTGTTTGTTCATCAGCTCTCCCTTGAGTGAAATCCCGATGTCCTGGAATCCTTTGGCTCCGGCAAACTTGCCTCCGTTCGGCTCGCTCGACTTGGTTTTCACATAGGGCGTTGCCACTATGAGGTTCAACTTGTCATGCAATCCTATGGCGATCATGGGCAAAACGGTATTTCTCGTCACTGTTTCGATCGTTTGATTCACCCTCAAGAGGTCGCCTTCCCAATAGTGATCAAAAGAGCTCATGTCGTAAATCAACGCTACACATGACTCTCGTTGTTTCATCATGATGGCATCTGTAGGCGTTTGTGCTTTTACCTGGATGAGGGTGAACACAAAGGCAGAAATGCCAAAAAGTATATATTTATTGCTTTTCATTAATTGCTAGGTTAAAATGTAAGGGTAAAGGAATTTCAGGCACGCTTGTCCTTTCAAAAGTCGATCGACAACTCACCGGTAAAGGCACAAAATTACCGGCCACCCCGCAAAGGCAGTATTTACCCCAGCGTTTCCACTGGTCAAACTTGACGCCTTGGGCGGCTACTTTGTGAAGTTAAGCGGCTGGAAAAAACTAGTTTTGAGATCCGGTAAAGTCGTTTACATCAACAGTGTGTCTGGCCATTCCAAAACGATAGGTGAAACCGAAGTTTATCAGATAGTCAGCAAATGCAGCATCGCCGTTGACCAACTCCCCTGTTTCTTTGGTTCTTTGCTTGTCGGAAAAATTCTGCACCCTGGCACGGTCGACCGCTATCGGCACAGTCAGGCTAAATGCCATGTTTCCAATGCCATAGTTCACACCTGGCTCAAGCGACACAATATAGCCTGGTCTCCTGAATCCCTCATCTCCTCCGATGAGGTCGCTTGATGGCACACCCTCCAGTCTTGCTCCGCCATACAAGCCAAGCCCCTGCACAGGAGTGACGTACAACGCACCCAGCCGGGCTGCGTACTGATCGGATACAGATAATTCAGAGGCAGACCCCCGGAAATTAGTAGTCGAATATTTCTCCCTGGGATTCACCATGTAGTACAACAGGGCGCTCACCACCAGCTTCTCTGAAATGTTGTGGTAAGCCTGTGATTCGAATGTAATGCCGACACCACCATCGCCTGGCTGTATCGACTGATCGAGGCCAGACGTGATCACCTGGTCACGGTTAGGTCCCTGGTTGTAGAATTTGCCCTTTGCCCGGTAATTCCCAGAAGGAAGCTTCATGCCTAAGCCAAGCGAAATATTGGATCCTGCATGTGTGGCAGGGTCGAGCAGCCAGTAGCTAGCACCAAACCTTATGTCTGCCAGCCCGCTTGAATAAGTCGAATGCCTGTCGCCGAGGCCGTTGGGTGGGTTGCCGCCATGCTCGTACATCGACGACCTGGCGTGATTAACGAAAGGAAGAACAAAATTTACTGAAAGGCGATCTGAAATGCCGTAGGCTATCAGAAAGTCGAAGAAATAAGAATCGTTTATTACCTCAGTGCCGTTTTCAACTCGCTCAGTTTCTTCATGCTTTCCACGAAAATGCTTGTAAGAATGGAAATACCTGAAATTGGTTGCTGCGTTCCACTGTCCTTTGCCGAGCACCGCACCGCCTCCAACGTTGACACCAGCCCCTGACCTAACAGCAATACAACCTTGTGAAAAAGCCTCGTTAGCAGCCGCCAACAGGCATATCAAAACTATATATATAGTAAAAGTAGATTTCATTTTGAGATGATTTTAGTAAAAGAAAAAGTATTGGGTAGACCAATTCTGAAAAGCCCTACTTATCATTTCTCACCGTCTTCGACAGCACAAAGCTTTGCCAAAAAACCTGCCAGCGACTTACTGAAGCACCAAACAACTATAAACAACCTCGTTTGTAGGAAACCAGCTAAAGTTTCGCAGCAAAAGACTGATGTGTCAGCGATGAAGAAATAACGAGAAGACCACTCAGAATCGGTCTGATTCTGTCTTAGACTAAAATACCTCTGGGTGGAGGGTTTTGGATCGAAAGGTAAAAAATGTAATCGGAGACAACGTAGTCGGCATTCTCTACGGAATAAAAACCACCGTAGGAAGCCCTTTCCATTGCCACATTCGAAATCATGTAATCTTTAGAAAGCGATTTTGAAAAATCAACCTGTTTAGCCGTGGAAGCATCCGGCGCTGTGAAGGTACTCACATAGTCCTCAATGGCTTCATGTAGCTTTTGTTGGTTGTAATCAGGAAGGCAAACGATGTACAGTGTATCCGCTGCATATTTTTGTTTGACCAATCGATAGAACTTTCCTTCTACCTCGATAAGCCCGTCAACTCTTTCATAGTTGGCCTGGTCAGGCATGTAGGCAAGAGACACCGCTACCTTGAACTCAACTAACTCTTCTTCATTGAAATTGTCTGAATCCAGGTCACTAACCACCTGTTGTTCAAGGTTATATTTCAAACCCATGAACACACCGTAAAAACCGATGATGTTCAAAAGGAACAGAAAAAGAAGCGATATGGCGGTGATCCGACGCAATGAAGTAGGTATACTTTTCCGAAATGTATGCATTTAGGTGAACTATCCCAAGCCCACCCTAAAGGAATAATTTACTATATTTCGCAAGCATATCTGCAACCAACCGTAAGTTCATAAGTACTTTAAGCATTACGCCATAAGCCTGTTAGTTCAGACTATATGGAATACGTGCATAGTTTTTTCTCGAAAACTCAAAACTTTCCTACATCTATGAGCTTACCATTCGATCACCTTGTGATTAAAGTCGATGACTTAGAAAAAGCCACGCAAACATTCACTGCAAGCGGGTTCGTAGTGACAAAAGGAGGCGTTCATAAGGGCGGGTTCTCTGAAAACGCATTGGTAATGTTTAAAGACGGAAGCTTTCTGGAGCTATTGTCGATCAGAAAAGGTGTCAAGCCATTTCTTTTGAAACTTTATTCTAAAACCCGGGCTTTCAGGTCTCTCAAGTACTCGAAGAAATGGGGGCTTTTTCACAGGTTTTACGACAGGGCTCTTTCGCTGCCTGAAGGAGTGACAGATTTCTGCGTTTTGTCAGCTGATATAAAAGCAGATCTGACGAGGATAAACGATGGGGGCCTTTTCGTCACCAAACCAATGGCAGCGGCGAGAAAGAAGCCGGATGGGAAAAAGATTAACTGGCAAATGGCTTCAACCCTCCTGACTGAGCTTCCATTTATTCGGGGCCCCTATTCCGCTCCCTCATCTCCTTCCGACGAAGCAACGGCGCACAAAAATGGCATTACCGGCATTAAATCAATTACTCTCCTGGCACTTGATTTTAAGGAAATGATGCGCAACCTGACCACTCTGCTGAATCAGGAGCCCCGGCAGAATCCGGCTGACGAAGACAAAGAGGCCAGATATATCATCGGCTCAACTACCCTTATTTTAAAGAAATCGTCTGAAAATGATTTGCTCATCAAAAAATTGAGAAGCAAAGGACTGGGCGTGTTCGGGATCGAATGGGAATTTGGTACCAATGGTTCGCAAGTAGAATCCGATTTTTCTAACTTACATGGATTAGTAGTGCTATAGTACGGCTGACCCCTTTGATTATATCAAGTTGAGGGTTGGGCGTCGATGCCAATCAAACCAACCTTAGATGAAAAAATTAACTTATCTTTTGCCCCTGCTCGGGGCAATCATTTCTTGCTCCACGCCTGATTACGACGTAATTATCCGCAACGGACTCATCTACGATGGCTCGGGCAGTGCTCCTATTAGTGCCGACCTGGGTATTAAAGGCGATACGATTGCGACCATAGGTAACCTGAAGGAAAAATCAGGAGCGACAGAAATTGATGCCAAAGGCAAGGCAGTGAGCCCTGGCTTCATCAACATGCTAAGCTGGGCTACAGAAAGCATCATTACCGATCCTCGGTCTATGAGCGACATCAGACAGGGAGTTACACTGGAAGTGTTTGGCGAGGGGGTATCGATGGGCCCGCTGAGTGATAAAATGAAGGCCGACTGGGTCAAGAATGCAGAAGAAGAAACTGATATCACCCCAGAATGGACCACACTCGGAGAATACCTGGAGTACCTGGAAACCAAAGGCGTCACACCCAACGTAGCCTCCTTCATCGGCGCTACTACCCTACGCATTCACACTGTTGACTATGATAACCGTCCGCCCACTGAAGAAGAACTAGACAGCATGCGGTTACTGGTAAAACAGGGGATGGAAGAAGGCGCTTTGGGCATTGGTTCATCTCTGATATATGCCCCTGCCTTTTACGCCAGCACTGAGGAGTTAATAGAACTGTGCAAGGTGGCTGCTCCCTATGGTGGCCGGTACATCACCCACATGCGCAGCGAAGGCAATCAGCTACTGGAAGCGGTAGACGAAACGATCAGGATTGCTAAGGAATCTGGAATCCCGGCAGAAATCTATCATCTGAAAGTAGCAGGCACCGACAACTGGTGGAAAATAGACACGTTGCTTACTATGATCGAAGGAGCGAGAGCAGAGGGAATTAAACTCACCACTGACATGTATACCTACACCGCTGGCGCCACCGGGCTCGATGCTTCCATGCCACCCTGGGTGCAGGAAGGTGGCCCGGAAAAATGGAGAGAGCGCTTGCAGGATCCCGATATTAGAAAGAAAGTGATCGAAGAGATGCGAACTGCCACCAATGAATGGGAAAACCTGCTGCTGTCCGCCGGTTCGCCAGAACGGGTTGTGCTGCTTGGCTTCAAGAACGATTCGCTGAAAACAATCTACACCGGAAAAACTTTGGCGGAAGCCGCAGCTATTCATGGTAAGTCTGCAGAAGAAACCGCTATTGATTTGGTGATAGCCGATGAGACCCGGGTGGGTACGGCCTACTTCATGATGTCAGAAGAAAACGTCAAGCGCCAGATACAACTGCCCTACATGAGTTTTGGGTCTGATGCTGAGTCGGTGATGCCGGAGGGCAAAGTGCTAGAGTCGAGCACCCATCCACGCACCTATGGCAATTTTGCCAGGCTGTTG contains:
- a CDS encoding VOC family protein, producing the protein MSLPFDHLVIKVDDLEKATQTFTASGFVVTKGGVHKGGFSENALVMFKDGSFLELLSIRKGVKPFLLKLYSKTRAFRSLKYSKKWGLFHRFYDRALSLPEGVTDFCVLSADIKADLTRINDGGLFVTKPMAAARKKPDGKKINWQMASTLLTELPFIRGPYSAPSSPSDEATAHKNGITGIKSITLLALDFKEMMRNLTTLLNQEPRQNPADEDKEARYIIGSTTLILKKSSENDLLIKKLRSKGLGVFGIEWEFGTNGSQVESDFSNLHGLVVL
- a CDS encoding transporter, whose product is MKSNKYILFGISAFVFTLIQVKAQTPTDAIMMKQRESCVALIYDMSSFDHYWEGDLLRVNQTIETVTRNTVLPMIAIGLHDKLNLIVATPYVKTKSSEPNGGKFAGAKGFQDIGISLKGELMNKQLGAGKLALLTTVSFSTPMSNYLSDYMPYSLGFGAPEFGVRGIVHYQLDKGMYARITGAHLWRGQTEAERDYYYNDGSYYTAWMDVPDAWNYQAVVGSWLLDYSLKVEANYQGLVSTSGDDIRKYNAAQPTNKVEFGQVGLTAQYYPKAAKGLGALVYYSQRISGRNTAKSNNLGIGLTYQFKI
- a CDS encoding transporter family protein yields the protein MKSTFTIYIVLICLLAAANEAFSQGCIAVRSGAGVNVGGGAVLGKGQWNAATNFRYFHSYKHFRGKHEETERVENGTEVINDSYFFDFLIAYGISDRLSVNFVLPFVNHARSSMYEHGGNPPNGLGDRHSTYSSGLADIRFGASYWLLDPATHAGSNISLGLGMKLPSGNYRAKGKFYNQGPNRDQVITSGLDQSIQPGDGGVGITFESQAYHNISEKLVVSALLYYMVNPREKYSTTNFRGSASELSVSDQYAARLGALYVTPVQGLGLYGGARLEGVPSSDLIGGDEGFRRPGYIVSLEPGVNYGIGNMAFSLTVPIAVDRARVQNFSDKQRTKETGELVNGDAAFADYLINFGFTYRFGMARHTVDVNDFTGSQN
- a CDS encoding N-acyl-D-amino-acid deacylase family protein encodes the protein MKKLTYLLPLLGAIISCSTPDYDVIIRNGLIYDGSGSAPISADLGIKGDTIATIGNLKEKSGATEIDAKGKAVSPGFINMLSWATESIITDPRSMSDIRQGVTLEVFGEGVSMGPLSDKMKADWVKNAEEETDITPEWTTLGEYLEYLETKGVTPNVASFIGATTLRIHTVDYDNRPPTEEELDSMRLLVKQGMEEGALGIGSSLIYAPAFYASTEELIELCKVAAPYGGRYITHMRSEGNQLLEAVDETIRIAKESGIPAEIYHLKVAGTDNWWKIDTLLTMIEGARAEGIKLTTDMYTYTAGATGLDASMPPWVQEGGPEKWRERLQDPDIRKKVIEEMRTATNEWENLLLSAGSPERVVLLGFKNDSLKTIYTGKTLAEAAAIHGKSAEETAIDLVIADETRVGTAYFMMSEENVKRQIQLPYMSFGSDAESVMPEGKVLESSTHPRTYGNFARLLGKYVRDEKVISLEEAIRKLSSMPAENMGIRKRGRLLPGYYADVVIFDPATIQDHATFENPHQLSTGVTDVWVNGVQVLSNSEHTGSFPGRVVRGPGWVGYKD
- a CDS encoding phosphatase PAP2 family protein, with translation MNKNITIAVASLCMVLVITACDDELPTMANFSDYAYSSLDEDAGSWTPVLLTSVDQVVIDAPSDVTSAEYMAELADLKSASANLTTDQLKKVEYWTNNSVIRWNEIALELVAKYNLIPGPNEDDTYTLPNPASPEGPPAFPFAHPPYACRAFAYLSVAQFDGLITTWHYKYTFNRQAPYNIDNAITPAYEKSTLPSYPSDGAVIATSSRDVLTAMFPLEKDYLAAKADEHLQSLIWAGINVESDVEAGKHIGEEVAKVALARAAGDGMKKAQAPKAVSDSIKAAAFARFGWQWDNLELPTRPVGLTPLFGKVKMWNVPTVQEVRPIAPPAPGSAEFEENVKELKHYADNMTDEWRAIANFWQDGLGTYTPPGHWNRFAKDFIIKYKQNPIRSARTFAYMNMAIMDAGISCWDAKYYYHYPRPIQTIPGYKTIAGTPNFPSYTSGHSVFSAAGAAVLGYIFPQEAELCNFWAEEAAISRVYGGIHYRFDAVVGTDQGRKVAQYSIEKAKNDGAN
- a CDS encoding TonB-dependent receptor family protein produces the protein MKNIRLLFLFALGCLWSSVEAQEINEPDSISTKILDAVTVKGFHDKKQALPDIVGANIFAGKKTETVDLDNGGANLVQNVGRMVFAKMPGVNLWDMDGAGTQMNIGTRGTDAHRSIEMNMRQNGYNTNSDIFGYPENHYQVPMQGVKQVQLVRGSAALQFGSQYGGMMNYVMKEGDSTKVFSLESEQTLGANNLFNSYNAVGGTKGKVSYYAYYNNRHGDGWRPNSAFNYDAWYANVKYRFSNKGSVALQFSGMDYRQQIAGGLTDAQFKDNSRQSDRSRNYFSPIINVPAVTFNYQLSPSTSLELTANGVWGERSSIQFINPATVKDTFNTNIGSFNPRQIDRDFYGSVTTEARLLHEYSLGQVKSVLSAGVRYFDGTTKRRQKGTGTTGSDFNFTLVAPYGTDLTFSTINYAAFAENIFYLNKRFSVTPGFRYEVIKSDLSGVINNASFPVSYTGKRNFPLFGTGLQYQLTNETQLYGNISQAYRPYLYAYITPADQLGIVDPNLKDSRGYDIDAGYRGSIGNLLNFDINGYYLFYGDRIGKVTMQGSANASYLFTTNVGNSEVKGLEMYLNFSLLGGVKNNVNTDLRLFNSLAYTNARYLDVTVASGNQEVSLNGNHVENVPDWIERAGLEFTHKSFSSTLQVSYVSEQFNDANNTEFSESGIVGVIPAYTVIDWAFNLGFLDKYHFSGGVNNVADARYFSRRIQMYPGPGILPANGRTFYLTLGYKF